TTTGCGGGTCGTTTCCAAGAGGTCGAAAGAGGACACGAGTCCTTCCAGGCGCAGTCGTTGCCCTGCGAGTTCCAGCGCGCCTCGCAGGGCGAGGGTGCCGTCGAGGGTCACGGGGATACCCGGGGTGGCCGCGAATGCCAAGTCGGCCTGGATCCGGGGCACCCTCAGGGCGGCCGGCCCGCCATGGATGGGGCCACCGAGGATCGCCTCCATACGCTTCAGGCCAAGGGTGGGCGCGGTAGTGGACACCGCGACCTCGGGCACGTCGAGGACCATCTCGCCACTGTGCAGGTTCGCCTGCAGGGTGCCTTCTCCCATGGTGAACGTCGTCGTGGCAGTGGGACCGCGGGTATCCATGGTGGCCGTCGTGGCGCGTATGGCGAGGCGCGCCTGTCGATTCGTGGCATCGAAATCGAGGTCGCCTTCCAAAGACAATTCCGCGTCCACGATGCGCAGCGATTCCACCGCGAGGCGGCGCAATGCGATGCCGCCATCCCGCAGGGCGAACTGCGCCGCGGCCGGTGCTGCGGTCACCTCGCCCCACAGCCGAAACTCGGTGTTGACGGGTGGCGAGCCAAAAGAACCCTGGCCCGTCAATTCCACGCGCTCCGCCGTAGCCTTGGCGTCTGGAAAATAGCGCCCCTCTCGCAGGTCGAACCCTGCATCGATGCGGTTCAGGCCCAGGGCCGGTGCGCGTCCCGTCACCGCGAGGCTCTGATCCTGCAGGCGCAGCGCCCGGGTATCCTGATTCCAGACCAGGGTGCCGCTGGCCTGGGCTCGCAGCACTGCCGGCACGCCCTGGGGATCCGTCTGGTGCAGCGCGACCCCGAGCGCGTCCACATCGATCCGCAGTTCCGGAGCGCCGGGATGGATCCTCGCGTCGAAGTCGAGGTCCGCCCTGTCCATGGTTGGGATACCGGCGGCCGTGGCCGAGAGGCTTAAACGGATGGGGGAAGATGCCGTTATGACACCCGTGGCGATCCGCGTGTCGCTCAAGGTGATTTGTCGGTCCGTCATGCGATCATCGATGCTAAGGGTGGCATCATCGATGTCGATGCCCGCGAGGGTGTAGGAGAACAGCGATGGGCCGCCTATCGATGCCCCGTCAGCCGTCGCCGGGAGATCCCAGTTGGTGGTGCCGTCGGCGAAGCGCACGATGGAGACCGTGAGGTCATCGAGGGACACGGTGTCTGCCTCGATGCGCTGGCGAAGCAGGGCGAGAAGGCGGATCTTGACGAGTGCCCGGCCGGTATGCGCCAACAGGGTTCCTGACGCGGGGTCCCGCAGGCTGACGTCCCACGCCTCCATGCCGAGCCAGGGGAACAGGCTGAAGGAGAGCCTGCCCCCCAGCACCAGTTCCTTGCCGGTGGCATCGAGGACGGCGTCGGATGCATAGCCCTTGACCTGATCCATGTCCGCCCATAGGGGGATCGTGGCGACGAATGCGCCGGCCATGATCAGCAGCACGAGTATTGTGATCAGTGTTCGGGTGATGAACTTGCCCATCGGTTAATCTCTCATGGGTTCCTGGCGCAATAAGGGGAACGCGAGGGCGGTCCCATTGTCCAGTTTTGAAGTATCCTCGTGCGTCTTACTATAGGTCGAACGGCGGGCGAATTGCGGGGTGTGGGTTTGCAGGCCGCGGCGCTACTGCCTTCTCACTTTCCATACATACCATCGTCGTCCCCGGGACGGCGGCAACCCCAAGGGTTCATGCCATGAAACGAATACTAGCAATGTCGATGATCGCGAGCCTGGTGCTGGTGAGCGGATGCCAGACTCGCAATGAGAACACCGGAACGGTCGTGGGCGGCGTCCTCGGTGGCGTGCTGGGTTCCCAGGTGGGCGGAGGCTCGGGGCGTGATGTGGCCATGGTGGCCGGTGCCATCGCCGGCGCTCTCATCGGCGGCAGTGTGGGACGCTCCATGGATGAGAGTGATCGCCGGCGTACCCAACAGACCCTGGAAACCGCGCCTACCGGCCGCACCGTGGCCTGGGAGAACCCGGATCACAATACAGCCTATAAGATGACGCCCGAGCGCACTTACGATACCGCCAGCGGGCCGTGTCGGGATTATTCCATGGATGCCTGGATCGACGGTCGCAAGGAGACCGTCACGGGTACGGCATGCAGGCAGAGTGACGGCACTTGGAAGACTATGTGATGTACTTAGTGCCTGCACGAAAACCCGTATTTCCCGGCAAATTCCCAGCGTGACACTCAGGTACTGATGGCCGGTGTTCCACCTTGGCGACTGTTTTGAGATGCGTGGCGTCATCCAATGCGAATGCTTCGCATTGATGGTGATGTGCAGACGCTCCTCTCCTGTCCGCGTGGCGCGGTATCGGCTTCGGAGCGCTGCTCAGGCAGCCTTTCGGTAGGGGCCGCGCCTTCGCCGCTCCCGCTCTTGTTCTTGCTGACGCAGCAGCGCGCCAAGGCGGTGAATGTTGCGTGCGAGCACGGCCAGCGCCACATAGCGCTTGAAGCCCTCGATGCCGTGGTCCGGACACTTGTCCAGACCATGAACCTCCAGGGCATTGATGGCCGACTCCACCGCCGAATGGCGATGGCGCAGGCGCAGAAATTCCTCATCACTCTCGCGCACCTTGTCGGCCTGAGAGAGACGACCCTTCTTCGGCAGGACCACCCGCTCCAGACGCTCAGCCAAGGCCGCCTGGTTGGCTGGACTGTGGAAGCCCTTGTCCATGCTAACAGCGCGCAGTGGCGCAAATCGCTCCTTCGTCTCCTCAACCATCGGCACGGCCACCTGATCATCGGTGCACATCTGCATCACCTGGTGGTGCAGGATGAAACGGTCGCTGTCCTCCATCACGCACACCCGCAACCCCAACTCCACCGGCACCCCGGCCTTGCCCTTGCTGATCCACTCGGTGTGGGGCTCGAACAACGAGAAGACCTTCTCATTGTGGGGGATGCGCTCGCCCTGGAGCACGCGGCGGCGGATCTGATCGATCTGCCGATTGGCGTGGGTCATGAATTCATCAAGCTCGCGCAGCAGCCCCTCGCTCAGCGCACAGGAGGCCGGCACTTTCTGGCGGATCTGCTCGGCACGGGTCAGGTGGTCCTCGGCCAGTTCCAGGTAGGTGCCGTGGGCCTCGGCGATATCCTGCAGTTTGGCTTGACGCTTGTCTTCGTCCTTGGAGGTGGAGTGTTTGAGCCGCTGGACGATTCGGTACTGGCGCTTAAACTGGCGCTGATGGTGGGCATGCTGACGCCAACCGGGCAGCGCGTGGAGTTCGGCCAGTTCGGTGCTCAAATCGATGACCTTACGGATGGCGTCGAGCAGCAAGTTGATGTCGGTGGGGAAATGCACATCGGTCTCCACCACGAACGAGTCACAGCGCCCGACGAGCCCTTCTTCTAGGTTTTTTTTAGCGCCTTGTGCCCCGCACGCACCACCTCTTGATTGATCCGGTCCAGGAGCTCCGGGGTGAACAGGCGCAGATTATCCCGTAGCGTCTGCATCGGGTAGAGATAGGTGTCGGTCCAGTCGCCGTGCCCGAGGAACTGGCGGATCGTGTTGTGCTCGTTGGCCAGTTCCCGGACCCTGTCGTAGTCGGCACTGAGCCCCAGGCGCAGTACGCCAAGCACCAGGATCTTCCACTGCGACATCCCCGGCCGACCGGCGTTAGGGGCCACCAGGACATTTTCTGCCTCGCTATCACGTACCGGGCGCACCTCTTCAAGGATCGCGAAAACCCGCTCGCGCAACGCGGGCGTGGTGTAGATGTGCTGCAGTCCCCGCAGGAGCTGCGGGATGTCATCGCGCGATTTGGGATCGAGCCAAATCGCGCCGATGTCCTGCTCGCCGATCTGCATTTGCGGCTCGATCACCTTGCGCATACGAATTTCATCCTGGCGAAGATTGCGTCTCTCAAGGGCCTTGTGCGCCTGTACCGTCCGGCCCTCACCGGTTACGCCGCCATTATATCAATGCAGATCAATGCGTTACAGATTTATCTTGCAATCCAGCAAACGGAACCGTCGCATTCTTCGCGTCGCGATTATTAGCTTATGCCGTTGATCAATAAACTCTTTTGAGTTTCTCGTGCAGGCACTACTTACCTGGCTGCCGTGACCGGCGCCCGATACCTGCATGAAGGTCCGGCTGAATAACACCTGTCACGCGCCTGGTGTCTGCAGACCCAGCAGGCGACGGTAGTCCTTTTCATTGAATCCCACCTGAATCTCATCGCCGTGGCTGAGCAGCGGGCGTTTGACCAGGGTGGGGTTTCTTAACATCAGCACCGCGGCGGTATGTTCGTCGAGGTCATCGTCCTTTGGTACATCGGTGTCCTGCCATGCACGGCTGCGTTTGTTGAGCAGCTTCTGCCATCCCACCTTGGCACACCAGTCCGCGAGCAATGCCGCTGTCAGGCCCTGTTCGCGGTAATCATGAAAGGTGTAAGGAACGTGATTGGCGTCCAGCCATTTCCTCGCCTTTCTCACGCTGTCACAGTTCTTGATGCCATAAAGGGTCGTCACGTGATGCTCCGTCGTCATGGGAATAATGTAAGGCCGGGGGCAGGGTCGCGGATGAATCTTTCATCACCGGGTTGGCAACTTAAACGCATTTATCAAACGAGTTTATGATTTTTTTATCATAAGGTATTGAGTGTCAGCCACTTTGTGGCTACGCTTGTTCATGAAATAAGAACATTACGTTCTTTGATGTTACCTACACCCATCGTACAACCAGAACATTCGCAAGTGAGGGAAGTCATGGCGCGAGTCGCACCCAAGAAGGCCGCTCGAAAGAGTGCCACGAAGAAGAATGCCGCTGCCGGCCCGGCGGTGAAAAAGGCAGCCACCAAGAAGGCCGCCGTGAAAAAGGCAAGCGTGAAGAAGGTCGCACCCCAGAAGTCTGCCACCGGCGGTCTGGTTGCCAAGAAGGCCGCGGTTCGCAAGACGGCTCCGGTCAAGAAGGCGACGGCGAAGACCGCATCCCCGACCACGGCCCTTCGTGATCCCATGTCCAAGGCGCAATTGGTGACGGCGCTGGCGGAGAGCACGGGTCTTTCCAAGCAGGACGTCGGCGCCGTCCTGGGTGAACTCAACACCCTCATCGAGCGTCATGTCAAAAAACGCAGCGCAGGCCAATTCACGTTGCCGGGGCTGTTCAAGATCCGTACGGTAAAGAAGAAGGCCACCAAGGCGCGCAAGGGGCGTAACCCCTTTACCGGCGAAGAGATCATGATTGCCGCGAAGCCCGCCCGCACCAGCGTGAAGGTCATGCCGTTGAAGGGCCTGAAGGAAATGGCGGAAAAGTAGCGGCCTCCGCGCCGCATGAAAAACGCGGGCCGCGGCCCGCGTTTTTTATGTCCAGGGAGGCCGTCCGGGGGCGCGGCGATTCCTCAGATATTCCGCAGCAGCTCGTTGATGCCCACCTTGCTGCGGGTCTTCTCGTCCACCTGCTTGATGATGACGGCGCAGTAAAGGCTGTAACGGCCGTCGCTGGAAGGCAGGTTGCCCGGCACCACCACCGCCCCCGGTGGTACCTCGCCGAAGGTGACATCGCCGGTTTCGCGGTTGTAGATCTTGGTGCTCTGGCCGATGTATACGCCCATGGAGATCACCGCCCCCTCACCCACGATGACGCCCTCCACGATCTCCGAGCGCGCACCGATGAAACAGTTGTCCTCGATGATGGTGGGGTTCGCCTGCAGCGGTTCGAGCACGCCTCCGATCCCCACGCCACCCGACAGGTGTACGTTCCTGCCGATCTGGGCGCAG
The Gammaproteobacteria bacterium DNA segment above includes these coding regions:
- a CDS encoding HU family DNA-binding protein, which translates into the protein MARVAPKKAARKSATKKNAAAGPAVKKAATKKAAVKKASVKKVAPQKSATGGLVAKKAAVRKTAPVKKATAKTASPTTALRDPMSKAQLVTALAESTGLSKQDVGAVLGELNTLIERHVKKRSAGQFTLPGLFKIRTVKKKATKARKGRNPFTGEEIMIAAKPARTSVKVMPLKGLKEMAEK
- a CDS encoding arsenate reductase, giving the protein MTTLYGIKNCDSVRKARKWLDANHVPYTFHDYREQGLTAALLADWCAKVGWQKLLNKRSRAWQDTDVPKDDDLDEHTAAVLMLRNPTLVKRPLLSHGDEIQVGFNEKDYRRLLGLQTPGA
- a CDS encoding ISNCY family transposase (programmed frameshift) — its product is MRKVIEPQMQIGEQDIGAIWLDPKSRDDIPQLLRGLQHIYTTPALRERVFAILEEVRPVRDSEAENVLVAPNAGRPGMSQWKILVLGVLRLGLSADYDRVRELANEHNTIRQFLGHGDWTDTYLYPMQTLRDNLRLFTPELLDRINQEVVRAGHKALKKTLEEGLVGRCDSFVVETDVHFPTDINLLLDAIRKVIDLSTELAELHALPGWRQHAHHQRQFKRQYRIVQRLKHSTSKDEDKRQAKLQDIAEAHGTYLELAEDHLTRAEQIRQKVPASCALSEGLLRELDEFMTHANRQIDQIRRRVLQGERIPHNEKVFSLFEPHTEWISKGKAGVPVELGLRVCVMEDSDRFILHHQVMQMCTDDQVAVPMVEETKERFAPLRAVSMDKGFHSPANQAALAERLERVVLPKKGRLSQADKVRESDEEFLRLRHRHSAVESAINALEVHGLDKCPDHGIEGFKRYVALAVLARNIHRLGALLRQQEQERERRRRGPYRKAA
- a CDS encoding glycine zipper 2TM domain-containing protein, whose product is MSMIASLVLVSGCQTRNENTGTVVGGVLGGVLGSQVGGGSGRDVAMVAGAIAGALIGGSVGRSMDESDRRRTQQTLETAPTGRTVAWENPDHNTAYKMTPERTYDTASGPCRDYSMDAWIDGRKETVTGTACRQSDGTWKTM
- a CDS encoding AsmA family protein, producing MGKFITRTLITILVLLIMAGAFVATIPLWADMDQVKGYASDAVLDATGKELVLGGRLSFSLFPWLGMEAWDVSLRDPASGTLLAHTGRALVKIRLLALLRQRIEADTVSLDDLTVSIVRFADGTTNWDLPATADGASIGGPSLFSYTLAGIDIDDATLSIDDRMTDRQITLSDTRIATGVITASSPIRLSLSATAAGIPTMDRADLDFDARIHPGAPELRIDVDALGVALHQTDPQGVPAVLRAQASGTLVWNQDTRALRLQDQSLAVTGRAPALGLNRIDAGFDLREGRYFPDAKATAERVELTGQGSFGSPPVNTEFRLWGEVTAAPAAAQFALRDGGIALRRLAVESLRIVDAELSLEGDLDFDATNRQARLAIRATTATMDTRGPTATTTFTMGEGTLQANLHSGEMVLDVPEVAVSTTAPTLGLKRMEAILGGPIHGGPAALRVPRIQADLAFAATPGIPVTLDGTLALRGALELAGQRLRLEGLVSSFDLLETTRKLEATGSLACDVDIGLAGPRVTLSGLSARADVDAPPLSEAVAVALTGDLQADMAAQTLNAEGLAMQALGMEAKFSVRGEHIREGATWSGALVTNPFDPHALLPALGLTLPFLADPTAMKSLSIQGAFSATPTSAGVDTLDIRLDDSRIRGALDVTYGAPTRADFRLDIDHLDVDRYMPRIPGQDGETASAMEAGAAALPLLPRDVAITGDLAIGELKVQGIRTTRVEAALELARGVLRIAPVSARMYGGEVTQRIVLDTSGKIPRAGFAMDARTIDVGKLLVDLQGEARITGTGAVAVELESTGVDEVEMTASLNGQGGFDLRDGAIKGVNIARLLRQAEAAVRGKALPAGGSLETDFTTLAGSFSITNGRLRNDDLSGKSPLLRVHGRGTANLVTRRLDYRLDTSLVDTAEGQGGREVGELRDVTIPITFSGTFAEPTYSLDPGRLLKERARQAVKRKLEKQLQRKAGDRLEDQLKDRLLEGLLGK